A region of Pyxidicoccus parkwaysis DNA encodes the following proteins:
- a CDS encoding di-heme oxidoreductase family protein, translating to MRNRTAGLAVVVLVATLLACDSFAATYGVTPSGSSAIFYVDTTSWADIHYLKNNGGQLNIRMAVANGRNEYTVTGLVAGDFIDYSFTYWDVSCNCARDTAWTRYTHSGTPPPPADSGTPDSGTPDAGPTDAGQPPPPPTGNIVPLFDNTTALEPSTVEDTPTALITRVGDRVRDRHAREDEYQAYDHYLQFYFQNRTHNIEIVDEVAKGGSRIVVNLRTIYPYDSPDFRAFFRGINTVAEYWHNADFTTVNDYLYTASVNFNAKEGRAIRIGDRMELEIGVFLRQPVEGRFNYYSTAMLYIVGQGGIVPFETSGAQEDSFVMPEAGWSGGRTTQNQPMSNEPDNRFLQMALNMAPVNAQPFVEGRRLHHTNFGDGSHSEQPNPVYTEQAGKLGPNFVSTSCISCHVQNGRGLPPTTLNTTLGNYVMKVGNASGGADAFLGYRLQPRRTSGTPEANVTITGWTNTNGTFSDGTAYQLRKPAYGFTNVTPTNYSARITPQLVGMGLLEAVPESAVAALSDPNDSNGDGISGKMQTLRDPETGATRLGRFGWKAGAAKLKHQIADALVNDMGVTSPIFTSMDCGPQQSGCSGTSTELSASDLDKLTRYIALLGVPSRRDLRDTTALRGETLFASAGCAKCHTATLTTSAYHPNAELRGQTIHPYTDLLLHDMGTGLADNLGEGQATGAEWRTPPLWGIGLTAGVSGGEAYLHDGRARNLTEAILWHGGEAQNAKNAFTSMSAADRAALLKFLQSL from the coding sequence ATGCGCAACAGAACCGCAGGACTCGCAGTGGTCGTTCTCGTCGCCACGCTGCTCGCGTGCGACTCATTCGCGGCAACCTACGGCGTCACGCCGTCGGGCTCCTCCGCCATCTTCTACGTCGACACCACATCGTGGGCGGACATCCACTACCTCAAGAACAACGGAGGCCAACTCAACATCCGGATGGCCGTGGCCAACGGCCGCAACGAGTACACGGTGACGGGGCTCGTCGCGGGCGACTTCATCGACTACTCGTTCACCTACTGGGACGTGTCCTGCAACTGTGCCCGCGACACGGCGTGGACGCGGTACACGCACTCCGGCACGCCGCCGCCACCCGCGGACTCGGGCACGCCTGACTCGGGGACGCCGGACGCGGGCCCCACGGACGCCGGCCAGCCCCCTCCTCCTCCGACGGGAAACATCGTCCCGCTCTTCGACAACACCACCGCGCTGGAGCCGTCCACCGTGGAGGACACGCCCACGGCGCTCATCACCCGCGTGGGTGACCGCGTCCGAGACCGCCACGCGCGCGAGGACGAGTACCAGGCCTACGACCACTACCTGCAGTTCTATTTCCAGAACCGCACGCACAACATCGAGATTGTCGACGAGGTGGCCAAGGGCGGCAGCCGCATCGTGGTGAACCTGCGCACCATCTACCCGTATGACAGCCCGGACTTCCGCGCGTTCTTCCGCGGCATCAACACCGTGGCCGAGTACTGGCACAACGCCGACTTCACCACCGTCAACGACTACCTCTACACGGCCAGCGTCAACTTCAACGCCAAGGAAGGCCGGGCCATCCGCATCGGAGACCGGATGGAGCTCGAGATTGGTGTCTTCCTTCGGCAACCGGTGGAAGGCCGTTTCAACTACTACTCCACGGCGATGCTCTACATCGTCGGCCAGGGCGGCATCGTCCCGTTCGAGACGTCCGGCGCGCAGGAGGACTCGTTCGTCATGCCCGAGGCCGGCTGGAGCGGCGGACGCACGACGCAGAACCAGCCCATGTCCAACGAGCCGGACAACCGGTTCCTGCAGATGGCGCTGAACATGGCCCCGGTGAACGCGCAGCCCTTCGTGGAGGGCCGCCGCCTGCACCACACGAACTTCGGAGACGGCAGCCACTCCGAGCAGCCCAACCCCGTCTACACCGAGCAGGCCGGCAAGCTCGGGCCCAACTTCGTTTCGACGTCCTGCATCTCCTGCCACGTGCAGAACGGCCGTGGCCTGCCCCCGACGACGCTCAACACCACGCTGGGCAACTACGTGATGAAGGTGGGCAACGCCAGCGGTGGCGCGGATGCGTTCCTCGGCTACCGCCTGCAGCCCCGCCGCACCAGCGGCACGCCCGAGGCCAACGTCACCATCACCGGGTGGACGAACACGAACGGCACCTTCAGCGACGGCACCGCGTACCAGCTCCGCAAGCCGGCCTATGGCTTCACGAATGTCACTCCCACGAACTACTCCGCCCGCATCACTCCGCAGCTGGTGGGCATGGGCCTGCTGGAGGCGGTGCCGGAGAGCGCCGTCGCCGCGCTGTCGGACCCGAACGACAGCAACGGGGACGGCATCTCCGGGAAGATGCAGACGCTGCGCGACCCGGAGACGGGCGCGACGCGGCTGGGCCGCTTCGGCTGGAAGGCGGGCGCGGCGAAGCTGAAGCACCAGATTGCGGACGCGCTGGTGAATGACATGGGCGTGACGTCGCCCATCTTCACGTCGATGGACTGCGGGCCGCAGCAGTCGGGTTGCTCGGGGACGAGCACCGAGTTGTCCGCGTCCGATCTGGACAAGCTCACGCGCTACATCGCGCTGCTCGGCGTGCCGTCGCGGCGCGACCTCCGGGACACCACGGCCCTGCGCGGCGAGACGCTGTTCGCCAGCGCGGGCTGCGCGAAGTGCCACACGGCGACGCTGACCACCAGCGCGTACCACCCGAACGCCGAGCTGCGTGGGCAGACCATCCACCCGTACACGGACCTGCTGCTGCACGACATGGGCACGGGCCTCGCGGACAACCTCGGCGAGGGCCAGGCCACGGGTGCCGAGTGGCGCACGCCTCCGCTGTGGGGCATCGGCCTGACGGCGGGCGTCAGCGGCGGCGAGGCGTACCTGCACGACGGCCGCGCTCGCAACCTCACCGAGGCCATCCTCTGGCACGGCGGTGAGGCGCAGAATGCGAAGAACGCCTTCACCAGCATGAGCGCCGCGGACCGTGCCGCGCTGCTCAAGTTCCTGCAGTCGCTGTAG
- a CDS encoding sensor domain-containing diguanylate cyclase — MTSLTAFPSPGRLLRHVVRAIPPAAALAVFIHLARGGFRGLHTLEWTEAALVGFLLVGIAVAAWRRAMRGSVGAVIDLRDDLELGGGLIAAAFIVVAIGGGELFPIVYLLMAFLVAFLPRNAGLTLLGVALVFDALVTLGGHAPNLPSFATHAAFLALFSGLYHLVLATRMAAARRAESDAVQKRIREVEERARTFRLVSSGTADSFSGMSSDEKWLVASVKEVEGAVQAALEIAETGLRTYTCAAFLLTSDDRQLKLYDCRSGSERVQRERFSAGEGIIGGVLKRRAPVRMNSPQGLKGVTYYESGGPTVQALLAVPIIEGSGLVRGVLVADRVGNEPFSDQDEKLLSIIAGEVLRSIEVERVMSYIRKTRDEKDRFFRAIEELNRAGSPDQVFVAVLESTRHLAGLDFCAVTLVSEVDGKRMHRVVRMSGVTAQGQALEGQFFPDNNGLVANVVRYGAPLPGRDIKAMDRQIIFDDETQIRGLGALKIFPLVAGDRILGTLVAGSRKKAVFDQDVLRMIEVIAIQAAQAVLRAQLFEQMERMATTDGLTGLFNHRTFQAKADEILAQARRYQRKCSVVLTDVDHFKSVNDTYGHPTGDQVLKGVARIIKSLARDTDVVARYGGEEFVIIMPETDSKGAFTISERIREAVKAETFQTEMGPLKITMSLGIATFPDHGMEKQQLIDLADQCLYHSKRNGRNQSVTVEKMQGGRKLQVADAS, encoded by the coding sequence ATGACGTCGCTGACCGCGTTTCCGTCTCCCGGAAGGTTGCTGCGTCATGTCGTGAGGGCCATTCCCCCGGCGGCGGCGCTCGCCGTGTTCATCCACCTTGCGCGCGGAGGCTTCCGCGGCCTGCACACGCTGGAGTGGACCGAGGCTGCCCTGGTGGGCTTCCTCCTCGTGGGCATCGCCGTGGCCGCGTGGCGCCGCGCCATGCGCGGCTCGGTGGGCGCCGTCATCGACTTGCGCGATGACCTGGAACTGGGCGGCGGGCTCATCGCCGCGGCCTTCATCGTCGTGGCCATCGGCGGCGGTGAGTTGTTCCCCATCGTGTATCTGCTGATGGCCTTCCTGGTGGCGTTCCTCCCCCGGAACGCGGGCCTCACGCTGCTGGGCGTGGCGCTGGTGTTCGACGCGCTGGTGACGCTCGGCGGGCACGCGCCCAACCTCCCCAGCTTCGCCACGCACGCGGCCTTCCTGGCGCTGTTCTCCGGGCTGTACCACCTGGTGCTGGCCACGCGCATGGCCGCGGCGCGCCGGGCGGAGAGCGACGCGGTGCAGAAGCGCATCCGCGAGGTGGAGGAGCGCGCGCGCACCTTCCGCCTCGTGTCCTCCGGGACGGCGGACAGCTTCAGCGGCATGAGCAGCGACGAGAAGTGGCTCGTCGCCTCGGTGAAGGAGGTCGAGGGCGCGGTGCAGGCGGCGCTCGAAATCGCCGAGACGGGCCTGCGCACGTACACCTGCGCGGCGTTCCTGCTCACGTCGGATGACCGCCAGCTCAAGCTGTACGACTGCCGCTCCGGCTCCGAGCGCGTGCAGCGCGAGCGCTTCTCCGCAGGCGAGGGCATCATCGGCGGCGTGCTCAAGCGCCGTGCGCCGGTGCGGATGAACTCGCCGCAGGGGCTCAAGGGCGTCACGTACTACGAGAGCGGCGGCCCCACGGTGCAGGCGCTGCTCGCCGTGCCCATCATCGAGGGCAGCGGCCTCGTGCGCGGCGTGCTCGTGGCGGACCGCGTGGGCAACGAGCCCTTCAGCGACCAGGACGAGAAGCTCCTGTCCATCATCGCCGGCGAGGTGCTGCGCTCCATCGAGGTGGAGCGGGTGATGAGCTACATCCGCAAGACGCGCGACGAGAAGGACCGGTTCTTCCGCGCGATTGAGGAGCTCAACCGCGCGGGCAGCCCGGACCAGGTCTTCGTCGCCGTGCTGGAGAGCACGCGGCACCTGGCGGGCCTGGACTTCTGCGCGGTGACGCTGGTGTCCGAGGTCGACGGCAAGCGCATGCACCGCGTGGTGCGCATGTCCGGCGTCACGGCGCAGGGTCAGGCGCTGGAGGGCCAGTTCTTCCCGGACAACAACGGGCTCGTGGCCAACGTGGTGCGCTACGGCGCGCCGCTGCCGGGCCGCGACATCAAGGCGATGGACCGGCAGATCATCTTCGACGACGAGACGCAGATTCGCGGCCTCGGCGCGCTGAAGATCTTCCCGCTGGTGGCGGGGGACCGGATTCTCGGCACGCTCGTCGCGGGCTCGCGCAAGAAGGCCGTCTTCGATCAGGACGTGCTGCGGATGATCGAGGTCATCGCCATCCAGGCCGCCCAGGCGGTGCTGCGCGCGCAGCTCTTCGAGCAGATGGAGCGGATGGCCACCACGGACGGCCTCACCGGCCTGTTCAACCACCGCACCTTCCAGGCGAAGGCGGACGAGATTCTCGCGCAGGCGCGGCGCTACCAGCGCAAGTGCTCGGTCGTCCTCACCGACGTGGACCACTTCAAGAGCGTCAACGACACCTACGGCCACCCCACGGGAGACCAGGTGCTCAAGGGCGTGGCGCGCATCATCAAGTCGCTGGCGCGCGACACCGACGTGGTGGCTCGCTACGGCGGCGAGGAGTTCGTCATCATCATGCCGGAGACGGACTCCAAGGGCGCCTTCACCATCTCCGAGCGCATCCGCGAGGCCGTGAAGGCGGAGACCTTCCAGACCGAGATGGGCCCGCTGAAGATCACCATGTCGCTGGGCATCGCCACGTTCCCCGACCACGGCATGGAGAAGCAGCAGCTCATCGACCTCGCGGACCAGTGCCTGTACCACTCGAAGCGCAACGGGCGGAACCAGTCCGTCACGGTGGAGAAGATGCAGGGCGGCCGCAAGCTCCAGGTGGCGGACGCGTCCTGA
- a CDS encoding FtsB family cell division protein: MTARPKFLVVAVGVAGALSLLSVADAKGFRRYMALRQDVDALQERNRTLAEQNEALRQEIEALRKDPAALERAVREELGYVKPGEIVFHLESP, from the coding sequence ATGACGGCGCGGCCAAAGTTCCTGGTGGTGGCGGTGGGAGTGGCGGGGGCGCTGAGCCTGCTGTCCGTGGCGGACGCCAAGGGCTTCCGCCGCTACATGGCGCTGCGCCAGGACGTGGACGCGCTGCAGGAGCGAAACCGCACGCTGGCCGAGCAGAACGAGGCCCTGCGGCAGGAGATCGAAGCCCTGCGCAAGGACCCGGCCGCCCTGGAGCGGGCCGTGCGCGAGGAGCTCGGCTACGTGAAGCCGGGCGAGATTGTCTTCCACCTGGAGTCCCCATGA
- a CDS encoding acylase, translating to MNLIPEPRLRGRAAPLAVLLLLTACDGGNAASVVPAPSLPAVKLAETGGFSATIRRTSHGIPHVLAGDYASLGYGYGYAFAQDNLCELAEVVVTVSAERSRYFGSDAAYPATLGGTINNLKSDFFYQSINDAGTVEALVAQQPPRGPSEEMRELVRGYTAGFNRYLRETGVDGLPDPRCRGAAWVRPLTEKDLYRRYYQLGLLASSTAFLANIADAQPPGPLPDGALPVPVTLPDVLPAGTIPTPKDLGLGSNAIGLGREGTRNGRGMVLGNPHFPWQGSERFYQVHLTLPGQLDVSGASLLGVPVVLIGHNAHLAWSHTVSTGFRFTPYELKLVPGSPTSYVYDGQIQQMTPRPTTVLARKADGTLEPRSHTFYWTRFGPMFEFPDGYMTWNQLTGYAFRDVNATNFRILDQYLAMNRASSVDELRQAQDYWQGIPWVNTVAADDQGRAFYADSAIVPHVTDEKVARCVVSPVALLVYQSAHLPVLDGTRSDCEWGSDADAVLPGMFGPGRMPHLVRADYVENSNDSYWLSNPAQPLTGYDRIIGDENTARSLRTRLGLKLVQGRLAGTDGLEGQRFTLEQLQTVMFNNRNHSGELLRDSAVALCKRNPFIVAEDGRLVDVRAACPVLEKWNLRGDLDSAGGLLWRLFMIRLVPVTGGPYLVPFLPTDPVNTPRGLNTLHPQVVQALGGAVQVMRDRGLPLDVALGTVQHVPRNEARIPYHGCYDAEGCFNQMGGLLLPDYTYRPSLGTSFVMAVSFTDAGPVGRSLLAYSQSSNPASPYFADQTWMFSRKQWVDMRFTEADIASDPELSVTMLQE from the coding sequence ATGAACCTCATCCCTGAACCAAGGCTCCGTGGGCGGGCCGCACCACTGGCCGTCCTGCTCCTGCTCACGGCCTGTGATGGCGGAAACGCCGCGTCCGTCGTCCCCGCTCCGTCCCTACCCGCGGTGAAGCTCGCGGAGACGGGTGGGTTCTCCGCCACCATCCGCCGCACGTCCCACGGCATTCCCCACGTGCTGGCCGGCGACTACGCCAGCCTGGGCTACGGGTACGGCTATGCCTTCGCGCAGGACAACCTGTGCGAGCTGGCGGAAGTCGTGGTCACCGTCAGCGCGGAGCGCTCGCGCTACTTCGGGTCGGACGCGGCGTACCCCGCCACGCTGGGCGGCACCATCAACAACCTGAAGAGCGACTTCTTCTACCAGTCCATCAACGACGCGGGCACGGTGGAGGCGCTGGTGGCGCAGCAGCCGCCGCGCGGCCCGTCGGAGGAGATGCGCGAGCTCGTGCGCGGCTACACGGCCGGCTTCAACCGCTACCTGCGCGAGACGGGCGTGGACGGACTGCCGGACCCGCGCTGCCGGGGCGCGGCCTGGGTGCGCCCCCTCACCGAGAAGGACCTGTACCGGCGCTACTACCAGCTCGGGCTTCTGGCCAGCTCCACCGCGTTCCTCGCCAACATCGCCGACGCACAGCCGCCCGGGCCGCTGCCGGATGGCGCCCTGCCGGTGCCCGTCACCCTGCCCGACGTGCTCCCCGCGGGCACGATTCCGACGCCGAAGGACCTGGGCCTGGGCAGCAACGCCATTGGCCTGGGCCGCGAGGGCACGCGAAACGGGCGCGGCATGGTGCTGGGCAATCCCCACTTCCCGTGGCAGGGCTCCGAGCGCTTCTACCAGGTCCACCTCACGCTGCCGGGGCAGCTCGACGTGAGCGGAGCCAGTCTGCTCGGTGTGCCGGTGGTGCTCATCGGCCACAACGCGCACCTGGCCTGGAGCCACACCGTGTCCACGGGCTTCCGCTTCACGCCTTACGAGCTGAAGCTCGTCCCGGGCAGCCCCACCTCGTACGTCTACGACGGCCAGATTCAGCAGATGACGCCGAGGCCCACCACGGTGCTCGCGCGCAAGGCGGACGGGACGCTGGAGCCGCGCTCGCACACGTTCTACTGGACGCGCTTCGGGCCCATGTTCGAGTTCCCGGACGGATACATGACGTGGAACCAGCTCACCGGCTACGCGTTCCGCGACGTCAACGCGACGAACTTCCGCATCCTGGACCAGTACCTCGCCATGAACCGCGCGAGCAGCGTGGACGAGCTGCGACAGGCCCAGGACTACTGGCAGGGCATCCCCTGGGTGAACACGGTGGCGGCGGACGACCAGGGCCGCGCGTTCTACGCGGACTCGGCCATCGTCCCGCACGTCACGGACGAGAAGGTGGCTCGCTGCGTGGTGTCTCCCGTGGCGCTGCTCGTGTATCAGTCCGCGCACCTGCCGGTGCTCGACGGCACGCGCTCGGATTGCGAGTGGGGCTCGGACGCGGACGCGGTGCTGCCCGGCATGTTCGGCCCGGGCCGGATGCCGCACCTCGTGCGCGCGGACTACGTGGAGAACTCCAACGACAGCTACTGGCTGTCCAACCCCGCGCAGCCGCTCACGGGGTATGACCGCATCATCGGCGATGAGAACACCGCGCGCAGCCTGCGCACCCGGCTGGGGCTGAAGCTGGTGCAGGGGCGGCTCGCGGGCACGGACGGGCTGGAGGGACAGCGCTTCACGCTGGAGCAGCTCCAGACGGTGATGTTCAACAACCGCAACCACTCCGGCGAGCTGCTGCGCGACAGCGCCGTGGCCCTGTGCAAGCGCAACCCGTTCATCGTCGCGGAGGACGGGCGGCTGGTGGACGTGCGCGCCGCGTGCCCGGTGCTGGAGAAGTGGAACCTGCGCGGTGACCTGGACAGCGCGGGCGGCCTGCTGTGGCGCCTGTTCATGATTCGCCTGGTGCCCGTGACGGGCGGCCCGTACCTCGTGCCCTTCCTGCCCACGGACCCGGTGAACACGCCGCGCGGCCTCAACACGCTGCACCCGCAGGTGGTGCAGGCGCTGGGCGGCGCGGTGCAGGTGATGCGGGACCGCGGCCTCCCGCTGGACGTGGCGCTCGGCACCGTGCAGCACGTGCCCCGCAACGAGGCGCGCATCCCCTACCACGGCTGCTACGACGCGGAGGGCTGCTTCAACCAGATGGGCGGGCTGCTCCTGCCGGACTACACGTACAGGCCGTCCCTCGGGACGAGCTTCGTCATGGCGGTGTCCTTCACGGACGCGGGCCCGGTGGGCCGCTCGCTGCTGGCCTACTCGCAGTCCAGCAACCCGGCCTCGCCGTACTTCGCGGACCAGACGTGGATGTTCTCCCGCAAGCAGTGGGTGGACATGCGCTTCACCGAGGCCGACATCGCCAGCGACCCGGAACTGAGTGTCACGATGTTGCAGGAGTAA